CAGCCCATCAGGGTGCGCTCGATGGTGGCGGCAGCACGATCGCGATCTGTGGCACCGGTCTGGATCGCGTCTATCCGGCGCGGCATCGCGGATTGGCGCATCGCATCGTCGAAGACGGATGCCTGGTGTCGGAATTCGCACCCGGCACGCCCGCGCTACCGGAGCATTTCCCACGACGCAACCGCATTCTGTCGGGTTTGTCGCTGGGTGTGTTGGTGGTCGAAGCGGCGACGCGCAGCGGCTCGCTGATCACGGCGCGGCTGGCGGCCGAGCAGGGGCGCGAGGTGTTCGCAATTCCCGGTTCGATCCACAACCCGATGGCGCGCGGTTGCCACTCATTGATCCGGCAGGGCGCCAAACTGGTCGAAACGGCGCAGGATTTGCTTGATGAACTGGCATCGCAGCTCGGCGAACGGCGAGTCGTCAGGAACACCGCCCCATCGTCCGCGGCAGCGCTGACTGCAGCACAGCGTCGTGTTCTCAAGGTGATCGACGACGCACCGACAGCGTTCGATACGCTGGTCGACCGATCGGGCCTGGACGTGGCGTCCTTGTCGGCGGTGTTGCTGGATCTGGAACTTGCGGGATTCGCGGCAAGCCAACCGGGCGGCGCGTTCATTCGGTTGAAATCGGGCTAACGGCCATGCCGCCAAGCGGCACCCCGCAGAGCGCCCTCTCCCGCAAGCGGGC
The Banduia mediterranea genome window above contains:
- the dprA gene encoding DNA-processing protein DprA; translation: MTPDQQRAWLTLLQAPGVGPAAGLRLLHAHDSAEAALAAGPRAWRAAGIAEAQHAPLKQPDPAQIEASLEWLHGASNRRLLTIDDPDYPARLVEIARAPLALFCQGEASTLARPQLAIVGSRTATAQGLENARAFAAELVRHGLVITSGLALGIDGAAHQGALDGGGSTIAICGTGLDRVYPARHRGLAHRIVEDGCLVSEFAPGTPALPEHFPRRNRILSGLSLGVLVVEAATRSGSLITARLAAEQGREVFAIPGSIHNPMARGCHSLIRQGAKLVETAQDLLDELASQLGERRVVRNTAPSSAAALTAAQRRVLKVIDDAPTAFDTLVDRSGLDVASLSAVLLDLELAGFAASQPGGAFIRLKSG